A window of the Synchiropus splendidus isolate RoL2022-P1 chromosome 6, RoL_Sspl_1.0, whole genome shotgun sequence genome harbors these coding sequences:
- the uba7 gene encoding ubiquitin-like modifier-activating enzyme 1 isoform X3: MSDPVHIDEGFYSRQLYVLGHDAMRRLAASRVLIAGMKGLGVEIAKNVILSGVKSVTVQDEGLTQWRDLSSQFYLNQSHLGQNRAACTVQQLSDLNPYVAVHAHTEPLDEKLLRQHQVVVLTNSSLDDQKRFGEFCHSHRIKFIVADTRGLCGQLFCDFGEDFLVVDPDGQPPASVLVQGITQDDPGVVVCVDELPHCFSSGCRVVFSEVGGMTELNNTRPMEICIINEHSFTIGSTSSCSKYTGGGVVTAVKEPITLQFKPIPEALLDLQLLVYVGNPTRNQTLHLAFQALHRFVWESRRLPDPWSQTDAEALLRIVWALNDSAHLPQLDEEAVRLLSYTAQGDLAPVNAFIGGLAAQEVIKACSSKFIPVRQWLYFDALECLPEDKHQSHQSAPSLERTRYDGQILVFGPDLQEKLGRQQYFLVGAGAIGCELLKNFALMGLGAGEGRVTVTDMDFIEKSNLNRQFLFRHCDINKPKSVVAANAVKVMNPQMNITAHQNRLGPDSEISYDHNFFHTLDGTAAALDNIDARVYLDELCLKYKKSLLEGGTRGTQGHTLVVVPHLTESYGRPAPSSSEEYPLCTLKNFPNRIEHTLQWARDQFEGLFKQTPENVNLYVRDPPGFMKRTLDLSDSEALEILDGVRRSVSDAQSEGQRPANWADCVQWARRKWQTLYHDDIVQLLHCFPPEQLTESGVPFWSGSKKCPRPLTFDPDESSHLDYVVAAANLYAQIYKLQGSSDRPSIRRTLEKVHVASFTPSSSVKIHLTDQEMEEEKAKDSDDTDKARLEELKGLLASLRPSAAEMYPIDFEKDDDTNFHMDYVVAASNLRAENYGIPTADRHKSKGIAGQIIPAIATTTAAVAGLMCLELYKLVQGHRKISSYRVAFLNLGCSYFVLAQPGQVEHFEVAGKKFTVWDDFLVDGRCGGQQEMTLGNLLQHIKDRCGLTVCMLTVGRGLLYDSDDKRHEQSSAPTRLLLRGHSPAHRS, from the exons ATGTCTGACCCGGTCCACATAGATGAAGGCTTCTACTCGAGGCAGCT ATATGTTTTGGGACACGACGCAATGCGCCGCCTGGCGGCGTCCAGAGTTCTCATCGCAGGTATGAAGGGTCTTGGTGTAGAAATAGCCAAAAATGTGATCCTGTCTGGAGTGAAGTCGGTGACAGTCCAAGATGAGGGCCTGACCCAGTGGAGAGATCTGTCTTCTCAG TTCTATTTGAATCAGTCCCACCTGGGTCAGAACCGAGCCGCGTGTACTGTCCAACAGCTATCAGACTTGAACCCATACGTGGCTGTGCACGCTCACACAGAACCGCTGGATGAGAAGCTGCTGCGTCAACATCAG GTGGTTGTCCTGACTAACTCCTCACTGGATGACCAAAAGCGTTTTGGCGAATTTTGCCACTCCCATAGAATCAAGTTTATCGTAGCGGACACCAGGGGGCTGTGCGG TCAGCTGTTCTGCGATTTCGGAGAGGATTTTCTGGTTGTGGACCCTGATGGACAGCCACCAGCCTCTGTGTTAGTTCAGGGTATCACCCAG GACGACCCCGGAGTGGTGGTCTGCGTCGATGAGCTGCCACACTGCTTTAGCAGTGGCTGTAGGGTTGTGTTTTCAGAGGTCGGAGGAATGACTGAGCTCAACAACACGAGGCCGATGGAAATCTGCATCATCA ATGAGCACTCGTTCACCATTGGCAGCACCTCCAGTTGCTCCAAATACACAGGTGGGGGAGTTGTGACTGCAGTGAAGGAGCCCATCACCCTGCAGTTT AAGCCAATCCCTGAGGCTCTACTAGACCTCCAGCTCCTGGTTTACGTTGGAAATCCGACCAGGAATCAGACGTTGCATTTAGCCTTCCAAGCTCTGCATCGGTTCGTGTGGGAGTCGCGGCGACTTCCTGATCCTTGGTCTCAG ACAGATGCCGAGGCTCTGCTCAGGATTGTCTGGGCGCTGAATGACTCCGCACATCTGCCGCAGCTGGACGAGGAGGCTGTCCGGCTCCTGTCCTACACGGCACAAGGAGACCTGGCTCCAGTCAACGCTTTTATTGGTGGACTGGCAGCTCAGGAAGTGATCAAG GCATGTTCCAGTAAATTCATTCCAGTGAGACAGTGGCTTTACTTCGACGCGCTGGAGTGTCTTCCAGAGGATAAGCACCAGTCACACCAGTCTGCACCCTCATTG GAAAGGACGAGATATGACGGCCAGATCCTTGTTTTTGGACCGGACCTTCAGGAGAAGTTGGGCAGACAGCAGTATTTCCTG GTTGGAGCTGGAGCCATTGGCTGCGAGCTTCTGAAGAACTTTGCTCTGATGGGACTCGGCGCTGGAGAGGGTCGAGTCACGGTGACAGACATGGATTTTATTGAAAAATCCAACCTGAACCGCCAGTTTCTGTTCCGGCACTGTGACATCAAT AAACCAAAGTCTGTGGTGGCTGCAAATGCAGTGAAAGTAATGAACCCACAGATGAACATCACGGCCCACCAGAATCGTCTGGGTCCTGACAGTGAGATCTCCTACGATCACAATTTTTTCCATACTCTGGATGGAACTGCGGCCGCACTCGACAACATCGATGCCA GGGTGTATCTTGACGAGCTCTGCTTGAAGTACAAGAAGTCTCTGCTGGAAGGAGGAACTCGTGGAACACAGGGTCACACTCTGGTGGTGGTGCCACACTTGACCGAATCCTATGGTCGACCTGCTCCCAGCTCCAGTGAGGAGTACCCTCTTTGCACGTTGAAGAACTTCCCCAACCGCATCGAGCACACCCTGCAG TGGGCCAGAGACCAGTTTGAAGGACTTTTTAAACAAACCCCCGAGAATGTGAATCTTTATGTCAG GGATCCTCCTGGCTTCATGAAGCGGACTTTGGATCTCAGTGATTCTGAGGCTTTGGAGATACTCGATGGCGTCCGGAGAAGCGTGTCGGATGCTCAGTCTGAAGGCCAACGCCCGGCCAACTGGGCCGACTGTGTCCAGTGGGCTCGTCGGAAGTGGCAGACTCTTTATCATGATGACATCGTTCAGCTTTTGCACTGCTTTCCTCCTGAGCAG CTAACTGAATCTGGTGTACCCTTCTGGTCTGGATCCAAAAAATGCCCTCGtcctctgacctttgaccctgatGAG TCCTCACACTTGGATTACGTGGTGGCGGCAGCAAACCTCTACGCTCAGATCTACAAACTCCAGGGTTCTTCAGACCGTCCATCGATCAGGAGAACCCTTGAGAAAGTCCATGTTGCTTCATTCACTCCCAGTTCGTCTGTGAAGATCCATCTCACTGAccaagagatggaggaggagaaagcaaAAGACAGTGATGACACTG ACAAAGCCCGTCTGGAAGAGTTGAAAGGACTCTTGGCCAGTCTGAGACCCTCAGCCGCGGAGATGTACCCCATTGACTTTGAGAAG GACGATGATACCAACTTTCACATGGACTACGTTGTTGCTGCTTCCAACCTGAGGGCAGAGAACTACGGCATCCCCACAGCTGATCGACACAAG AGTAAGGGCATTGCTGGCCAAATCATTCCCGCCATTGCCACCACCACCGCTGCAGTGGCCGGCCTGATGTGTCTTGAACTGTACAAACTGGTGCAGGGTCACCGGAAGATCAGCTCCTACCGCGTGGCGTTCCTAAACCTGGGTTGCTCTTACTTTGTCTTGGCTCAGCCAGGCCAGGTGGAGCATTTCGAG GTGGCAGGAAAGAAGTTCACGGTGTGGGACGACTTCCTGGTCGACGGCAGATGCGGCGGTCAGCAGGAAATGACCCTGGGAAACCTTCTCCAGCATATCAAG GACAGATGTGGTTTGACCGTTTGCATGCTGACTGTCGGCCGTGGCCTCCTGTACGACAGCGACGATAAGCGGCACGAACAGAG CTCTGCACCCACCCGACTCTTGCTGCGGGGTCACAGTCCTGCCCACAGATCCTGA
- the LOC128760761 gene encoding PAK4-inhibitor inka2-like isoform X1 — translation MGHICCVLFGLWFLIDFLCLFQLCLGDSDCLQDRMQSVMRSWQDLKQMGRPRPLSEPCARSFAVTRVCKQNERLTRQRVSEASTYDSACCLASPLEEDEEEDDRLAQGSPSSEKSLDFDSGYSEASWHDEGVVLRRTRNVRVSSSACLRTNRGPSGRVRPKSTSDACLERWTSFEAGDHQDWTTLLLSRSRNRQPLVLGDNSFADLIKNWMDLPESPEPTEHKPTAGRRLAKDILGNMRRRLAGKSRSVELRQRQEDSTARVSRAAEAPKRMSCPVGLQSLKPFFHQSHTGLHELDTDFFHFTALMKTGSRQPIICNDIGYI, via the coding sequence ATGGGACACATCTGCTGTGTCTTATTTGGGCTCTGGTTCCTAATTGATTTTCTCTGCTTGTTCCAGCTTTGCCTGGGAGATTCGGACTGCTTACAGGACCGGATGCAGTCTGTGATGAGATCCTGGCAGGACCTGAAGCAGATGGGAAGACCCCGACCGCTCAGCGAGCCCTGCGCCCGATCCTTCGCCGTCACTCGAGTCTGCAAACAGAACGAGCGACTGACCCGTCAACGGGTGTCGGAGGCCAGCACCTACGACTCCGCCTGCTGCCTGGCCAGTCCcctggaggaggacgaggaggaagaTGACCGCTTGGCTCAAGGGTCGCCCAGCAGCGAGAAGAGTCTGGACTTTGACTCCGGCTACTCCGAGGCCTCGTGGCATGATGAAGGCGTGGTATTGAGGCGGACCAGAAACGTGAGGGTCTCCTCATCAGCCTGTCTTCGCACCAACAGGGGACCTTCAGGGCGAGTACGCCCAAAGTCCACTTCGGACGCTTGTTTGGAGCGCTGGACCTCATTTGAGGCCGGTGACCACCAGGACTGGACGACGCTGCTTCTCAGCAGAAGCAGGAACAGACAGCCTTTAGTGCTGGGGGACAACAGTTTTGCTGACCTCATAAAGAACTGGATGGACCTTCCGGAATCCCCCGAACCAACTGAACACAAACCCACCGCAGGGCGTCGCCTTGCCAAAGACATTTTGGGAAACATGCGGCGAAGACTAGCTGGGAAGTCGAGAAGTgtggagctgaggcaaagacaGGAGGACTCGACTGCGAGGGTCAGCAGGGCAGCTGAGGCTCCCAAACGGATGTCCTGCCCGGTGGGACTCCAGTCTCTCAAACCTTTCTTCCACCAGTCCCACACGGGTTTACATGAGCTGGACACAGACTTCTTCCACTTCACTGCTCTCATGAAGACCGGCAGCCGACAGCCCATAATATGCAACGACATTGGCTACATTTGA
- the LOC128760761 gene encoding PAK4-inhibitor inka2-like isoform X2, whose translation MLCLGDSDCLQDRMQSVMRSWQDLKQMGRPRPLSEPCARSFAVTRVCKQNERLTRQRVSEASTYDSACCLASPLEEDEEEDDRLAQGSPSSEKSLDFDSGYSEASWHDEGVVLRRTRNVRVSSSACLRTNRGPSGRVRPKSTSDACLERWTSFEAGDHQDWTTLLLSRSRNRQPLVLGDNSFADLIKNWMDLPESPEPTEHKPTAGRRLAKDILGNMRRRLAGKSRSVELRQRQEDSTARVSRAAEAPKRMSCPVGLQSLKPFFHQSHTGLHELDTDFFHFTALMKTGSRQPIICNDIGYI comes from the exons ATG CTTTGCCTGGGAGATTCGGACTGCTTACAGGACCGGATGCAGTCTGTGATGAGATCCTGGCAGGACCTGAAGCAGATGGGAAGACCCCGACCGCTCAGCGAGCCCTGCGCCCGATCCTTCGCCGTCACTCGAGTCTGCAAACAGAACGAGCGACTGACCCGTCAACGGGTGTCGGAGGCCAGCACCTACGACTCCGCCTGCTGCCTGGCCAGTCCcctggaggaggacgaggaggaagaTGACCGCTTGGCTCAAGGGTCGCCCAGCAGCGAGAAGAGTCTGGACTTTGACTCCGGCTACTCCGAGGCCTCGTGGCATGATGAAGGCGTGGTATTGAGGCGGACCAGAAACGTGAGGGTCTCCTCATCAGCCTGTCTTCGCACCAACAGGGGACCTTCAGGGCGAGTACGCCCAAAGTCCACTTCGGACGCTTGTTTGGAGCGCTGGACCTCATTTGAGGCCGGTGACCACCAGGACTGGACGACGCTGCTTCTCAGCAGAAGCAGGAACAGACAGCCTTTAGTGCTGGGGGACAACAGTTTTGCTGACCTCATAAAGAACTGGATGGACCTTCCGGAATCCCCCGAACCAACTGAACACAAACCCACCGCAGGGCGTCGCCTTGCCAAAGACATTTTGGGAAACATGCGGCGAAGACTAGCTGGGAAGTCGAGAAGTgtggagctgaggcaaagacaGGAGGACTCGACTGCGAGGGTCAGCAGGGCAGCTGAGGCTCCCAAACGGATGTCCTGCCCGGTGGGACTCCAGTCTCTCAAACCTTTCTTCCACCAGTCCCACACGGGTTTACATGAGCTGGACACAGACTTCTTCCACTTCACTGCTCTCATGAAGACCGGCAGCCGACAGCCCATAATATGCAACGACATTGGCTACATTTGA
- the uba7 gene encoding ubiquitin-like modifier-activating enzyme 1 isoform X2, which translates to MSDPVHIDEGFYSRQLYVLGHDAMRRLAASRVLIAGMKGLGVEIAKNVILSGVKSVTVQDEGLTQWRDLSSQFYLNQSHLGQNRAACTVQQLSDLNPYVAVHAHTEPLDEKLLRQHQVVVLTNSSLDDQKRFGEFCHSHRIKFIVADTRGLCGQLFCDFGEDFLVVDPDGQPPASVLVQGITQDDPGVVVCVDELPHCFSSGCRVVFSEVGGMTELNNTRPMEICIINEHSFTIGSTSSCSKYTGGGVVTAVKEPITLQFKPIPEALLDLQLLVYVGNPTRNQTLHLAFQALHRFVWESRRLPDPWSQTDAEALLRIVWALNDSAHLPQLDEEAVRLLSYTAQGDLAPVNAFIGGLAAQEVIKACSSKFIPVRQWLYFDALECLPEDKHQSHQSAPSLERTRYDGQILVFGPDLQEKLGRQQYFLVGAGAIGCELLKNFALMGLGAGEGRVTVTDMDFIEKSNLNRQFLFRHCDINKPKSVVAANAVKVMNPQMNITAHQNRLGPDSEISYDHNFFHTLDGTAAALDNIDARVYLDELCLKYKKSLLEGGTRGTQGHTLVVVPHLTESYGRPAPSSSEEYPLCTLKNFPNRIEHTLQWARDQFEGLFKQTPENVNLYVRDPPGFMKRTLDLSDSEALEILDGVRRSVSDAQSEGQRPANWADCVQWARRKWQTLYHDDIVQLLHCFPPEQLTESGVPFWSGSKKCPRPLTFDPDESSHLDYVVAAANLYAQIYKLQGSSDRPSIRRTLEKVHVASFTPSSSVKIHLTDQEMEEEKAKDSDDTDKARLEELKGLLASLRPSAAEMYPIDFEKDDDTNFHMDYVVAASNLRAENYGIPTADRHKSKGIAGQIIPAIATTTAAVAGLMCLELYKLVQGHRKISSYRVAFLNLGCSYFVLAQPGQVEHFEVAGKKFTVWDDFLVDGRCGGQQEMTLGNLLQHIKDRCGLTVCMLTVGRGLLYDSDDKRHEQSLCCSVSEVVRRVMEIPLHQKILDLCPAFTEDPFSESAPHIRYLLP; encoded by the exons ATGTCTGACCCGGTCCACATAGATGAAGGCTTCTACTCGAGGCAGCT ATATGTTTTGGGACACGACGCAATGCGCCGCCTGGCGGCGTCCAGAGTTCTCATCGCAGGTATGAAGGGTCTTGGTGTAGAAATAGCCAAAAATGTGATCCTGTCTGGAGTGAAGTCGGTGACAGTCCAAGATGAGGGCCTGACCCAGTGGAGAGATCTGTCTTCTCAG TTCTATTTGAATCAGTCCCACCTGGGTCAGAACCGAGCCGCGTGTACTGTCCAACAGCTATCAGACTTGAACCCATACGTGGCTGTGCACGCTCACACAGAACCGCTGGATGAGAAGCTGCTGCGTCAACATCAG GTGGTTGTCCTGACTAACTCCTCACTGGATGACCAAAAGCGTTTTGGCGAATTTTGCCACTCCCATAGAATCAAGTTTATCGTAGCGGACACCAGGGGGCTGTGCGG TCAGCTGTTCTGCGATTTCGGAGAGGATTTTCTGGTTGTGGACCCTGATGGACAGCCACCAGCCTCTGTGTTAGTTCAGGGTATCACCCAG GACGACCCCGGAGTGGTGGTCTGCGTCGATGAGCTGCCACACTGCTTTAGCAGTGGCTGTAGGGTTGTGTTTTCAGAGGTCGGAGGAATGACTGAGCTCAACAACACGAGGCCGATGGAAATCTGCATCATCA ATGAGCACTCGTTCACCATTGGCAGCACCTCCAGTTGCTCCAAATACACAGGTGGGGGAGTTGTGACTGCAGTGAAGGAGCCCATCACCCTGCAGTTT AAGCCAATCCCTGAGGCTCTACTAGACCTCCAGCTCCTGGTTTACGTTGGAAATCCGACCAGGAATCAGACGTTGCATTTAGCCTTCCAAGCTCTGCATCGGTTCGTGTGGGAGTCGCGGCGACTTCCTGATCCTTGGTCTCAG ACAGATGCCGAGGCTCTGCTCAGGATTGTCTGGGCGCTGAATGACTCCGCACATCTGCCGCAGCTGGACGAGGAGGCTGTCCGGCTCCTGTCCTACACGGCACAAGGAGACCTGGCTCCAGTCAACGCTTTTATTGGTGGACTGGCAGCTCAGGAAGTGATCAAG GCATGTTCCAGTAAATTCATTCCAGTGAGACAGTGGCTTTACTTCGACGCGCTGGAGTGTCTTCCAGAGGATAAGCACCAGTCACACCAGTCTGCACCCTCATTG GAAAGGACGAGATATGACGGCCAGATCCTTGTTTTTGGACCGGACCTTCAGGAGAAGTTGGGCAGACAGCAGTATTTCCTG GTTGGAGCTGGAGCCATTGGCTGCGAGCTTCTGAAGAACTTTGCTCTGATGGGACTCGGCGCTGGAGAGGGTCGAGTCACGGTGACAGACATGGATTTTATTGAAAAATCCAACCTGAACCGCCAGTTTCTGTTCCGGCACTGTGACATCAAT AAACCAAAGTCTGTGGTGGCTGCAAATGCAGTGAAAGTAATGAACCCACAGATGAACATCACGGCCCACCAGAATCGTCTGGGTCCTGACAGTGAGATCTCCTACGATCACAATTTTTTCCATACTCTGGATGGAACTGCGGCCGCACTCGACAACATCGATGCCA GGGTGTATCTTGACGAGCTCTGCTTGAAGTACAAGAAGTCTCTGCTGGAAGGAGGAACTCGTGGAACACAGGGTCACACTCTGGTGGTGGTGCCACACTTGACCGAATCCTATGGTCGACCTGCTCCCAGCTCCAGTGAGGAGTACCCTCTTTGCACGTTGAAGAACTTCCCCAACCGCATCGAGCACACCCTGCAG TGGGCCAGAGACCAGTTTGAAGGACTTTTTAAACAAACCCCCGAGAATGTGAATCTTTATGTCAG GGATCCTCCTGGCTTCATGAAGCGGACTTTGGATCTCAGTGATTCTGAGGCTTTGGAGATACTCGATGGCGTCCGGAGAAGCGTGTCGGATGCTCAGTCTGAAGGCCAACGCCCGGCCAACTGGGCCGACTGTGTCCAGTGGGCTCGTCGGAAGTGGCAGACTCTTTATCATGATGACATCGTTCAGCTTTTGCACTGCTTTCCTCCTGAGCAG CTAACTGAATCTGGTGTACCCTTCTGGTCTGGATCCAAAAAATGCCCTCGtcctctgacctttgaccctgatGAG TCCTCACACTTGGATTACGTGGTGGCGGCAGCAAACCTCTACGCTCAGATCTACAAACTCCAGGGTTCTTCAGACCGTCCATCGATCAGGAGAACCCTTGAGAAAGTCCATGTTGCTTCATTCACTCCCAGTTCGTCTGTGAAGATCCATCTCACTGAccaagagatggaggaggagaaagcaaAAGACAGTGATGACACTG ACAAAGCCCGTCTGGAAGAGTTGAAAGGACTCTTGGCCAGTCTGAGACCCTCAGCCGCGGAGATGTACCCCATTGACTTTGAGAAG GACGATGATACCAACTTTCACATGGACTACGTTGTTGCTGCTTCCAACCTGAGGGCAGAGAACTACGGCATCCCCACAGCTGATCGACACAAG AGTAAGGGCATTGCTGGCCAAATCATTCCCGCCATTGCCACCACCACCGCTGCAGTGGCCGGCCTGATGTGTCTTGAACTGTACAAACTGGTGCAGGGTCACCGGAAGATCAGCTCCTACCGCGTGGCGTTCCTAAACCTGGGTTGCTCTTACTTTGTCTTGGCTCAGCCAGGCCAGGTGGAGCATTTCGAG GTGGCAGGAAAGAAGTTCACGGTGTGGGACGACTTCCTGGTCGACGGCAGATGCGGCGGTCAGCAGGAAATGACCCTGGGAAACCTTCTCCAGCATATCAAG GACAGATGTGGTTTGACCGTTTGCATGCTGACTGTCGGCCGTGGCCTCCTGTACGACAGCGACGATAAGCGGCACGAACAGAG tttgtgcTGCAGTGTGTCTGAAGTAGTACGGAGGGTGATGGAGATCCCACTTCATCAAAAGATTCTGGATCTCTGTCCTGCATTCACAGAGGACCCATTCTCTGAATCAGCCCCGCATATCCGCTACCTGCTGCCCTGA
- the uba7 gene encoding ubiquitin-like modifier-activating enzyme 1 isoform X1: MSDPVHIDEGFYSRQLYVLGHDAMRRLAASRVLIAGMKGLGVEIAKNVILSGVKSVTVQDEGLTQWRDLSSQFYLNQSHLGQNRAACTVQQLSDLNPYVAVHAHTEPLDEKLLRQHQVVVLTNSSLDDQKRFGEFCHSHRIKFIVADTRGLCGQLFCDFGEDFLVVDPDGQPPASVLVQGITQDDPGVVVCVDELPHCFSSGCRVVFSEVGGMTELNNTRPMEICIINEHSFTIGSTSSCSKYTGGGVVTAVKEPITLQFKPIPEALLDLQLLVYVGNPTRNQTLHLAFQALHRFVWESRRLPDPWSQTDAEALLRIVWALNDSAHLPQLDEEAVRLLSYTAQGDLAPVNAFIGGLAAQEVIKACSSKFIPVRQWLYFDALECLPEDKHQSHQSAPSLERTRYDGQILVFGPDLQEKLGRQQYFLVGAGAIGCELLKNFALMGLGAGEGRVTVTDMDFIEKSNLNRQFLFRHCDINKPKSVVAANAVKVMNPQMNITAHQNRLGPDSEISYDHNFFHTLDGTAAALDNIDARVYLDELCLKYKKSLLEGGTRGTQGHTLVVVPHLTESYGRPAPSSSEEYPLCTLKNFPNRIEHTLQWARDQFEGLFKQTPENVNLYVRDPPGFMKRTLDLSDSEALEILDGVRRSVSDAQSEGQRPANWADCVQWARRKWQTLYHDDIVQLLHCFPPEQLTESGVPFWSGSKKCPRPLTFDPDESSHLDYVVAAANLYAQIYKLQGSSDRPSIRRTLEKVHVASFTPSSSVKIHLTDQEMEEEKAKDSDDTDKARLEELKGLLASLRPSAAEMYPIDFEKDDDTNFHMDYVVAASNLRAENYGIPTADRHKSKGIAGQIIPAIATTTAAVAGLMCLELYKLVQGHRKISSYRVAFLNLGCSYFVLAQPGQVEHFEVAGKKFTVWDDFLVDGRCGGQQEMTLGNLLQHIKDRCGLTVCMLTVGRGLLYDSDDKRHEQSSRYQMRVSPCGEVGRHQQGDQMAWMSVGALQYSCLFVFPTHLEMDFGDEAQ, from the exons ATGTCTGACCCGGTCCACATAGATGAAGGCTTCTACTCGAGGCAGCT ATATGTTTTGGGACACGACGCAATGCGCCGCCTGGCGGCGTCCAGAGTTCTCATCGCAGGTATGAAGGGTCTTGGTGTAGAAATAGCCAAAAATGTGATCCTGTCTGGAGTGAAGTCGGTGACAGTCCAAGATGAGGGCCTGACCCAGTGGAGAGATCTGTCTTCTCAG TTCTATTTGAATCAGTCCCACCTGGGTCAGAACCGAGCCGCGTGTACTGTCCAACAGCTATCAGACTTGAACCCATACGTGGCTGTGCACGCTCACACAGAACCGCTGGATGAGAAGCTGCTGCGTCAACATCAG GTGGTTGTCCTGACTAACTCCTCACTGGATGACCAAAAGCGTTTTGGCGAATTTTGCCACTCCCATAGAATCAAGTTTATCGTAGCGGACACCAGGGGGCTGTGCGG TCAGCTGTTCTGCGATTTCGGAGAGGATTTTCTGGTTGTGGACCCTGATGGACAGCCACCAGCCTCTGTGTTAGTTCAGGGTATCACCCAG GACGACCCCGGAGTGGTGGTCTGCGTCGATGAGCTGCCACACTGCTTTAGCAGTGGCTGTAGGGTTGTGTTTTCAGAGGTCGGAGGAATGACTGAGCTCAACAACACGAGGCCGATGGAAATCTGCATCATCA ATGAGCACTCGTTCACCATTGGCAGCACCTCCAGTTGCTCCAAATACACAGGTGGGGGAGTTGTGACTGCAGTGAAGGAGCCCATCACCCTGCAGTTT AAGCCAATCCCTGAGGCTCTACTAGACCTCCAGCTCCTGGTTTACGTTGGAAATCCGACCAGGAATCAGACGTTGCATTTAGCCTTCCAAGCTCTGCATCGGTTCGTGTGGGAGTCGCGGCGACTTCCTGATCCTTGGTCTCAG ACAGATGCCGAGGCTCTGCTCAGGATTGTCTGGGCGCTGAATGACTCCGCACATCTGCCGCAGCTGGACGAGGAGGCTGTCCGGCTCCTGTCCTACACGGCACAAGGAGACCTGGCTCCAGTCAACGCTTTTATTGGTGGACTGGCAGCTCAGGAAGTGATCAAG GCATGTTCCAGTAAATTCATTCCAGTGAGACAGTGGCTTTACTTCGACGCGCTGGAGTGTCTTCCAGAGGATAAGCACCAGTCACACCAGTCTGCACCCTCATTG GAAAGGACGAGATATGACGGCCAGATCCTTGTTTTTGGACCGGACCTTCAGGAGAAGTTGGGCAGACAGCAGTATTTCCTG GTTGGAGCTGGAGCCATTGGCTGCGAGCTTCTGAAGAACTTTGCTCTGATGGGACTCGGCGCTGGAGAGGGTCGAGTCACGGTGACAGACATGGATTTTATTGAAAAATCCAACCTGAACCGCCAGTTTCTGTTCCGGCACTGTGACATCAAT AAACCAAAGTCTGTGGTGGCTGCAAATGCAGTGAAAGTAATGAACCCACAGATGAACATCACGGCCCACCAGAATCGTCTGGGTCCTGACAGTGAGATCTCCTACGATCACAATTTTTTCCATACTCTGGATGGAACTGCGGCCGCACTCGACAACATCGATGCCA GGGTGTATCTTGACGAGCTCTGCTTGAAGTACAAGAAGTCTCTGCTGGAAGGAGGAACTCGTGGAACACAGGGTCACACTCTGGTGGTGGTGCCACACTTGACCGAATCCTATGGTCGACCTGCTCCCAGCTCCAGTGAGGAGTACCCTCTTTGCACGTTGAAGAACTTCCCCAACCGCATCGAGCACACCCTGCAG TGGGCCAGAGACCAGTTTGAAGGACTTTTTAAACAAACCCCCGAGAATGTGAATCTTTATGTCAG GGATCCTCCTGGCTTCATGAAGCGGACTTTGGATCTCAGTGATTCTGAGGCTTTGGAGATACTCGATGGCGTCCGGAGAAGCGTGTCGGATGCTCAGTCTGAAGGCCAACGCCCGGCCAACTGGGCCGACTGTGTCCAGTGGGCTCGTCGGAAGTGGCAGACTCTTTATCATGATGACATCGTTCAGCTTTTGCACTGCTTTCCTCCTGAGCAG CTAACTGAATCTGGTGTACCCTTCTGGTCTGGATCCAAAAAATGCCCTCGtcctctgacctttgaccctgatGAG TCCTCACACTTGGATTACGTGGTGGCGGCAGCAAACCTCTACGCTCAGATCTACAAACTCCAGGGTTCTTCAGACCGTCCATCGATCAGGAGAACCCTTGAGAAAGTCCATGTTGCTTCATTCACTCCCAGTTCGTCTGTGAAGATCCATCTCACTGAccaagagatggaggaggagaaagcaaAAGACAGTGATGACACTG ACAAAGCCCGTCTGGAAGAGTTGAAAGGACTCTTGGCCAGTCTGAGACCCTCAGCCGCGGAGATGTACCCCATTGACTTTGAGAAG GACGATGATACCAACTTTCACATGGACTACGTTGTTGCTGCTTCCAACCTGAGGGCAGAGAACTACGGCATCCCCACAGCTGATCGACACAAG AGTAAGGGCATTGCTGGCCAAATCATTCCCGCCATTGCCACCACCACCGCTGCAGTGGCCGGCCTGATGTGTCTTGAACTGTACAAACTGGTGCAGGGTCACCGGAAGATCAGCTCCTACCGCGTGGCGTTCCTAAACCTGGGTTGCTCTTACTTTGTCTTGGCTCAGCCAGGCCAGGTGGAGCATTTCGAG GTGGCAGGAAAGAAGTTCACGGTGTGGGACGACTTCCTGGTCGACGGCAGATGCGGCGGTCAGCAGGAAATGACCCTGGGAAACCTTCTCCAGCATATCAAG GACAGATGTGGTTTGACCGTTTGCATGCTGACTGTCGGCCGTGGCCTCCTGTACGACAGCGACGATAAGCGGCACGAACAGAG TTCAAGATACCAAATGAGGGTCAGTCCATGTGGAGAAGTGGGGAGACACCAGCAAGGAGACCAGATGGCTTGGATGAGCGTTGGAGCGTTGCAGTACAGCTGCCTATTTGTGTTTCCAACGCATTTAGAAATGGATTTTGGAGATGAAGCTCAGTAA